The Caulifigura coniformis genome includes a region encoding these proteins:
- a CDS encoding tetratricopeptide repeat protein has protein sequence MPAFGSLILGQMAEPTGIGWLLHQAARWTSGPWAFVYVIVLIWMLAYCAKYDPDRGMWLWIMLLFHPFGTIAYFFIRWLPSSTLQPPKFLQRFLGGRELERKRIAAAQIGNAHQHVELGDALREIGRLKEAGDAYDRALEKDPKNLAALWGAGLVAYRLENYSTAREKLASVLEIDPSYKFGDVSLTYANTLLKLNENEAAQTHLEQHTKRWRHPESLYRLAEIHAQNGEPKAARELLQGLIMDVDASPKAISRKFYFWKGRAKRLIRKLPAA, from the coding sequence ATGCCCGCGTTCGGTTCGCTGATCCTTGGCCAGATGGCCGAGCCGACGGGCATTGGCTGGCTGCTGCACCAGGCGGCGCGCTGGACCTCGGGCCCGTGGGCGTTCGTCTACGTCATCGTCCTCATCTGGATGCTGGCCTACTGCGCGAAGTACGACCCGGACCGCGGGATGTGGTTGTGGATCATGCTGCTGTTTCACCCGTTCGGAACGATTGCTTACTTCTTCATTCGCTGGCTGCCGAGTTCGACGCTGCAGCCGCCGAAGTTCCTGCAACGATTCCTGGGGGGGCGCGAACTCGAGCGCAAGCGGATCGCCGCGGCCCAGATCGGAAACGCCCACCAGCACGTGGAACTGGGTGATGCGCTGCGCGAGATCGGCCGGCTGAAGGAAGCAGGCGACGCGTACGACCGGGCGCTCGAGAAGGACCCGAAGAACCTGGCCGCCCTGTGGGGGGCCGGACTCGTGGCCTACCGCCTGGAGAACTATTCGACAGCGCGGGAGAAGCTGGCGAGCGTGCTGGAGATCGATCCGTCGTACAAGTTCGGCGACGTTTCGCTGACTTACGCGAACACGCTTCTGAAGCTCAACGAGAACGAGGCCGCGCAGACCCACCTCGAACAGCACACCAAGCGCTGGCGTCATCCGGAATCGCTGTATCGCCTCGCGGAAATCCACGCCCAGAACGGGGAGCCGAAAGCGGCCCGCGAACTGCTGCAGGGGCTGATCATGGACGTCGACGCCAGCCCGAAGGCGATCTCGCGGAAGTTCTATTTCTGGAAAGGTCGGGCGAAACGGCTGATCCGGAAACTGCCCGCTGCGTGA
- a CDS encoding DUF5615 family PIN-like protein produces the protein MRFLVDECTGPRVAHWLQTQAHDVFSVYDRWRGADDVEVLAKAASENWILITNDKDFGDRIHRERMPHRGVIFLRLRDETVNSKIQVIERLLAGYSSQLQDKFVVVTESQVRFAVSS, from the coding sequence GTGCGGTTTCTCGTCGACGAATGTACTGGTCCGCGCGTGGCTCACTGGCTTCAGACGCAGGCCCACGACGTCTTCTCGGTCTATGATCGCTGGCGAGGTGCTGACGATGTTGAGGTGCTGGCGAAGGCTGCCTCCGAGAACTGGATTCTGATCACCAACGACAAAGACTTCGGGGATCGCATTCACCGCGAGAGAATGCCGCATCGAGGAGTGATCTTCCTGAGGCTGCGAGATGAAACGGTGAACTCGAAGATTCAGGTCATCGAACGATTGCTGGCCGGCTACTCCAGCCAACTTCAGGACAAATTTGTCGTCGTGACGGAATCGCAGGTGCGATTCGCTGTCTCGTCGTGA
- a CDS encoding HAD family hydrolase yields the protein MNVILFDIDGTLLLTGGAGQRGMERALEKVFGITRPTEDIPAAGRTDFAITHDLFEFHGIDNTPAAWTQFSSEYFRQLPLAMAELDGFLLPGVRDILEILHAREDVRLGLLTGNFEEGAWLKLKHYGIDHYFQFGAFGDSHHSRDDVAKLAYEATHRHCGSPVAADRVWVIGDTPADVACARAIGANVVAVATGVYSYDELIPTLPDLLLHDLTDPGTLLSRLI from the coding sequence GTGAACGTCATTCTCTTCGACATCGATGGAACACTGCTTCTGACCGGCGGGGCCGGCCAGAGAGGGATGGAGCGTGCCCTGGAGAAGGTGTTCGGAATCACGCGGCCGACGGAAGACATTCCAGCGGCGGGGCGAACCGATTTCGCGATCACGCACGACCTGTTCGAGTTCCACGGGATCGACAACACGCCGGCGGCCTGGACGCAGTTTTCGTCGGAGTATTTCCGGCAGCTGCCGCTGGCCATGGCCGAACTGGATGGCTTCCTGCTCCCGGGTGTGCGTGACATTCTGGAGATTCTGCACGCGCGCGAGGACGTGCGACTGGGGCTGCTGACCGGCAACTTCGAGGAAGGGGCCTGGCTGAAGCTGAAGCACTACGGAATCGACCACTACTTCCAGTTCGGCGCTTTCGGCGACAGCCATCACTCGCGTGACGACGTCGCCAAGCTTGCATACGAAGCGACGCATCGACATTGTGGATCGCCCGTCGCGGCCGACCGCGTATGGGTAATTGGAGATACACCAGCCGACGTCGCGTGTGCCCGCGCGATCGGCGCCAACGTTGTGGCAGTCGCCACGGGGGTCTACTCGTACGACGAATTGATCCCCACATTACCGGACCTGTTACTGCATGATCTGACTGACCCAGGAACGCTGCTCTCGCGTCTCATTTGA
- a CDS encoding ATPase, T2SS/T4P/T4SS family: MIFGFGGNKKKTKKAAKDRDEDEEEELVLFQGAINGVDPRLKENGKLVQAGLVRAKQLVSNAFSRRAEMIRLEPKAGATVATFYVDGVPFPAEKLSPQAGLAVTQMLKLLSGMDIKVRTKPQSGGMNAQFSNVNYLVRADSTPLPGGAERLILRAQDKSKKLFTPDDLGFSDDLRQKIRGWTSQRKGLVLGVGMPMSGVTTTTNALLRGIDGYLYTIYSLTDMTGREVSHVKQFETNPEDNFVQTVGRCKRAEGDVLYIDPIRDAEFAKLVVEEAEDITFLAEFTARDAADAIAKLVEMVGDPKLVSERLTAAVSQKLVRTLCQKCRQAFRPHPKLLAKVGLPPETKVLYRAFEASASEDSDEEPDECEQCGGMGYFGRVALIEAIEMTGAVKETVAGGGDAAAIKAAARKEKMQSFQSDGLRLVAEGRTSLEELQRVFKPTK; encoded by the coding sequence GTGATCTTCGGTTTCGGTGGCAACAAGAAGAAAACCAAGAAGGCCGCGAAGGATCGCGATGAGGACGAAGAGGAGGAACTTGTCCTCTTCCAGGGGGCGATCAATGGGGTGGATCCCAGGCTGAAAGAGAACGGCAAGCTCGTTCAGGCGGGCCTCGTGCGGGCGAAACAGCTCGTGAGCAACGCCTTCTCGCGGCGGGCGGAAATGATCCGGCTGGAGCCGAAGGCCGGGGCGACCGTCGCCACGTTTTACGTTGACGGGGTTCCATTTCCGGCCGAGAAGCTGAGCCCGCAGGCGGGGCTGGCCGTGACGCAGATGCTGAAGCTGTTGTCCGGCATGGACATCAAGGTGCGGACGAAGCCGCAGTCGGGCGGAATGAACGCACAGTTCAGCAACGTGAATTACCTGGTGCGGGCCGACTCGACTCCATTGCCGGGGGGAGCGGAACGACTGATCCTTCGGGCGCAGGACAAGTCGAAGAAGCTCTTCACGCCGGACGACCTGGGGTTCAGTGACGACCTGAGGCAGAAGATCCGCGGCTGGACGTCCCAGCGGAAGGGGCTCGTGCTGGGGGTCGGAATGCCGATGTCGGGGGTGACCACCACGACGAACGCGCTGCTGCGCGGGATCGACGGTTACCTGTACACCATCTACTCGCTGACCGACATGACGGGGCGGGAGGTGTCGCATGTGAAGCAGTTCGAGACCAATCCGGAGGACAACTTCGTCCAGACGGTGGGCCGCTGCAAACGGGCGGAAGGCGATGTGCTCTACATCGACCCGATCCGCGACGCCGAGTTTGCGAAGCTGGTTGTCGAGGAAGCGGAAGACATCACATTCCTGGCCGAGTTCACGGCGCGTGACGCGGCGGACGCGATCGCGAAGCTGGTCGAGATGGTGGGCGATCCGAAGCTGGTGTCCGAACGCCTGACGGCGGCCGTGAGCCAGAAGCTGGTTCGGACGCTGTGCCAGAAGTGTCGGCAGGCGTTTCGTCCGCATCCCAAGCTGCTGGCGAAGGTGGGCCTGCCTCCGGAAACCAAGGTGCTGTATCGTGCCTTCGAGGCGAGCGCGAGCGAGGATTCCGATGAGGAACCGGATGAGTGCGAGCAGTGCGGCGGAATGGGCTATTTCGGCCGCGTCGCGCTGATTGAAGCAATCGAGATGACAGGCGCCGTCAAGGAGACGGTGGCTGGCGGCGGGGATGCGGCGGCGATCAAGGCGGCGGCCCGCAAGGAGAAGATGCAGTCCTTCCAGTCGGACGGCCTGCGGCTGGTGGCCGAAGGCAGGACGTCGCTGGAGGAACTGCAGCGGGTGTTCAAGCCAACGAAGTAG
- a CDS encoding sulfatase: MRSLLAFLLLVFCGTSVDAANNRPNVIFVLIDDLGWTDFGCFGSDLYQTPELDRLAADSMKFTAAYSACTVCSPTRAAFLTGRYPARLHVTDWIPGQMPANPKMLVPDWTKHLAHEEVTIAERLREAGYATASIGKWHLGDEAYFPETHGFDINIGGTHRPEPPSFNSPYRSEKVPEGIPTIPDGPSGEHLTDRLAEEAVKFISASRDRPFFLYLPHFAVHLPIQGRPDLVEKYQAIKRAGLRHRNAGYAAMVESVDMSIGRIRQALADLGIADRTILVVTSDNGGRVPTTSNVPLRAGKGSAYEGGVRVPLIVHWPGVTKPGSVSDAPVMTIDFFPTIVEMTATRPDAKTRPDGVSLVPLLKQTGHLERDALFWHYPHHQHYQQEGAMPYSAMREGKWRLIEFFDDGAFELYDLDADVGERHNLAGAYPDLAARMRERLAAWRTEVGAQLPTPNPGYNPGLPQHIPKPKVAN; encoded by the coding sequence ATGCGGTCTTTGCTGGCCTTTCTGCTGCTGGTCTTCTGTGGCACGTCAGTCGACGCCGCCAACAACCGTCCCAACGTCATCTTCGTGCTGATCGACGATCTCGGCTGGACCGACTTCGGTTGCTTCGGGAGCGACCTCTACCAGACGCCCGAACTCGACCGCCTCGCGGCGGACAGCATGAAGTTCACCGCCGCCTACTCCGCCTGCACCGTCTGCTCGCCCACACGCGCCGCTTTTCTCACCGGCAGGTATCCCGCCCGGCTGCATGTCACCGACTGGATCCCCGGCCAGATGCCGGCCAATCCGAAGATGCTCGTGCCCGACTGGACGAAGCACCTCGCGCACGAGGAGGTCACGATCGCCGAGCGTCTCAGGGAGGCCGGTTACGCGACCGCCAGCATTGGAAAATGGCACCTCGGGGATGAGGCCTATTTTCCCGAGACGCACGGCTTCGACATCAACATCGGCGGCACGCACCGTCCGGAGCCTCCTTCCTTCAACTCACCGTATCGCAGCGAGAAGGTTCCCGAAGGCATTCCGACGATTCCGGACGGCCCCTCGGGGGAACACCTCACTGACCGGCTCGCGGAAGAGGCCGTGAAGTTCATCAGCGCTTCCCGGGACAGGCCGTTCTTCCTCTACCTGCCCCACTTCGCCGTCCACCTGCCAATCCAGGGACGGCCCGACCTCGTCGAGAAATACCAGGCCATCAAACGGGCAGGGCTTCGGCACAGGAATGCCGGCTACGCGGCGATGGTCGAAAGCGTCGACATGTCGATCGGCCGCATCCGGCAGGCACTCGCCGACCTCGGCATCGCCGACCGCACCATCCTGGTCGTCACCTCCGATAACGGCGGCCGCGTTCCGACGACCTCCAACGTTCCCCTCCGGGCCGGCAAGGGCTCCGCCTACGAGGGAGGCGTCCGCGTCCCTCTTATCGTTCACTGGCCCGGCGTGACGAAACCTGGGAGCGTCTCAGATGCCCCCGTCATGACGATCGACTTCTTTCCGACGATCGTCGAAATGACGGCAACGCGGCCCGATGCGAAGACCCGTCCCGATGGAGTCAGCCTCGTTCCGCTGCTGAAGCAGACGGGCCACCTCGAGCGCGATGCCCTGTTCTGGCATTATCCGCATCACCAGCACTATCAGCAGGAAGGGGCCATGCCCTACAGCGCGATGCGCGAAGGGAAGTGGCGGCTGATTGAATTCTTCGACGACGGGGCGTTCGAACTCTACGACCTCGACGCCGACGTCGGAGAGCGTCACAACCTCGCCGGCGCCTACCCCGACCTGGCGGCGCGAATGCGGGAGCGCCTCGCAGCCTGGAGAACCGAGGTCGGCGCACAATTGCCGACCCCGAATCCCGGCTACAATCCCGGGTTGCCGCAACACATTCCCAAACCGAAAGTGGCGAACTGA
- a CDS encoding DUF433 domain-containing protein: MSDDNLLKRIVQDPKVMAGQPVIKGTRLTVRFVLNVLAHGTSVDELLLEYDGLAVEDLQACFLFASESLGDVEFMPLVAEAS; encoded by the coding sequence ATGTCGGACGACAACCTCCTGAAACGCATCGTTCAGGATCCGAAAGTCATGGCGGGTCAGCCGGTGATCAAGGGGACACGTTTGACGGTCCGCTTCGTCCTGAATGTCCTCGCGCACGGCACTTCCGTCGATGAGTTGCTGCTGGAATATGACGGGTTGGCGGTCGAAGATCTTCAGGCCTGTTTTCTGTTCGCTTCCGAATCCCTTGGTGATGTCGAGTTCATGCCGCTCGTCGCCGAGGCCTCGTAG
- a CDS encoding O-acetylhomoserine aminocarboxypropyltransferase/cysteine synthase family protein, which translates to MSDAPLGTGTLCLHGGQAPDPATNSRAVPIYQTTSYVFNSTDHAASLFGLKEFGNIYSRIMNPTCDVLEKRIALLEGGSGALAVSSGQAAETLAILNLASAGHNIVSSSSLYGGTYNLFHYTLPKFGIDCKFVDGKDPASFKKAIDKNTRCVFLETIGNPRCDIPDFEAITKIAHEAGVPVMVDNTFASPFLCQPFKHGVDIVIHSCTKFIGGHGTSIGGIIVEKGDFPWNNGRFPEFTEPDPSYHGLKMYEAFSGMNMTYILKARVQMLRDIGAAMSPFNAFLFLQGLETLHLRMERHCSNALAVAKFLETHPKVSYVQYAGLESHPSHALAKKYLPKGAGAVFGFGIKGATPTQQQENGIKLINAVKLFSHLANVGDSKSLIIHPSSTTHQQLTPEEQVSTGVSPDFVRLSVGTEDVADIIGDLKQALDKV; encoded by the coding sequence ATGAGCGATGCGCCCCTCGGTACCGGCACCCTCTGTCTCCACGGCGGACAGGCTCCCGACCCCGCTACCAACTCCCGCGCCGTCCCGATCTACCAGACGACCTCCTACGTCTTCAACAGCACCGATCACGCCGCCAGCCTCTTCGGCCTCAAGGAATTTGGCAACATCTACTCGCGGATCATGAATCCGACCTGTGATGTGCTGGAAAAACGCATCGCCCTGCTCGAAGGCGGATCGGGGGCTCTCGCGGTCTCCAGCGGCCAGGCCGCCGAAACACTGGCGATCCTCAACCTCGCCTCCGCCGGCCACAACATCGTGTCGTCCTCCAGCCTCTACGGCGGGACGTACAACCTGTTCCACTACACGCTGCCCAAGTTCGGCATCGACTGCAAATTCGTCGACGGCAAAGACCCGGCCAGCTTCAAAAAAGCGATCGACAAGAACACCCGCTGCGTGTTCCTCGAAACGATTGGCAATCCGCGCTGCGACATTCCCGATTTCGAAGCGATCACGAAGATCGCCCACGAGGCCGGCGTGCCGGTGATGGTCGACAACACGTTCGCCAGCCCCTTCCTCTGCCAGCCGTTCAAGCATGGCGTCGACATCGTTATCCATTCCTGCACGAAGTTCATCGGCGGGCACGGCACTTCCATCGGCGGAATCATCGTCGAGAAGGGGGACTTCCCCTGGAACAACGGCCGCTTTCCCGAGTTCACCGAGCCCGATCCGAGCTACCACGGCCTGAAGATGTACGAGGCCTTCAGCGGGATGAACATGACCTACATCCTCAAGGCCCGCGTGCAGATGCTCCGCGACATCGGGGCCGCGATGAGCCCATTCAACGCCTTCCTGTTCCTGCAGGGGCTGGAGACGCTGCACCTGCGGATGGAACGCCACTGCTCCAATGCGCTGGCCGTCGCAAAATTTCTCGAAACTCACCCGAAAGTTTCGTACGTCCAATATGCGGGGCTGGAATCACATCCCAGCCACGCGCTGGCGAAGAAGTACCTGCCGAAAGGAGCGGGGGCCGTGTTCGGATTCGGGATCAAAGGCGCGACGCCGACCCAGCAGCAGGAGAACGGCATCAAGCTGATCAATGCCGTGAAGCTCTTCTCGCACCTCGCGAACGTCGGCGACAGCAAGTCGCTCATCATTCATCCGTCCAGCACGACCCACCAGCAGCTGACCCCCGAGGAGCAGGTGAGCACGGGGGTATCGCCCGACTTCGTCCGGCTGTCCGTCGGCACTGAAGACGTCGCCGACATCATCGGCGATCTCAAACAGGCGCTGGATAAGGTCTAA
- a CDS encoding zinc-binding alcohol dehydrogenase family protein, with the protein MRAIRLNQPREFVQVQIDAPAAPGPGQALVRTHRMGICGSDVGGYLGKMPFFKYPRIPGHELGVEVLAVGPGVANIKPGDRCSVEPYMNCGKCFACRRGQGNCCQTLEVIGVMIDGGLREQFLVRADKLHPSTKLTYDQLALVETLAIGCHASDRGDSKKGDHVLIIGAGPIGLATLEFVRLTGAEITVMDMVPDRLEFCRRVYGVAHTVVAKGDASDLEQLNTITGGDRYAVVIDATGSNRSMSASLGYAAHTGTVVYVGITSGEVTFPHPVLHRPELNLKGSRNALPKDFPRIIDLIERGVINTQPWITHRTTFDRVIEEFETFTRPETGVIKAVIEVA; encoded by the coding sequence ATGCGCGCGATCCGTCTCAATCAGCCTCGCGAGTTCGTTCAGGTTCAGATCGATGCGCCGGCGGCCCCCGGGCCAGGCCAGGCCCTCGTTCGCACGCACCGCATGGGCATCTGCGGCAGCGATGTCGGCGGCTACCTCGGCAAGATGCCGTTCTTCAAATACCCCCGCATTCCCGGGCACGAGTTGGGGGTCGAAGTCCTGGCCGTCGGCCCCGGTGTTGCGAACATCAAACCGGGCGACCGCTGCAGCGTCGAGCCCTACATGAACTGCGGGAAGTGCTTCGCCTGCCGCAGAGGGCAGGGGAACTGCTGCCAGACGCTGGAAGTGATCGGCGTGATGATCGACGGCGGCCTGCGGGAGCAGTTTCTTGTCCGCGCCGACAAGCTTCATCCCTCAACCAAACTGACCTACGACCAGCTCGCCCTCGTCGAGACGCTCGCCATCGGTTGTCACGCCAGCGACCGCGGAGATTCAAAGAAGGGCGATCACGTCCTCATCATCGGCGCCGGCCCCATCGGCCTCGCCACCCTCGAGTTCGTCCGGCTCACCGGCGCCGAGATCACGGTGATGGACATGGTCCCCGATCGCCTCGAGTTCTGCCGCAGGGTCTACGGAGTGGCACACACCGTCGTCGCCAAAGGCGATGCTTCCGACCTCGAACAACTCAACACGATCACCGGCGGCGACCGCTACGCGGTCGTCATCGATGCCACCGGCAGCAACCGCTCGATGTCCGCCAGCCTTGGCTACGCCGCCCATACGGGCACGGTCGTCTACGTCGGCATCACCTCCGGCGAAGTGACCTTCCCGCACCCGGTCCTTCATCGCCCGGAACTGAACCTCAAGGGAAGCCGCAACGCTCTCCCGAAGGACTTCCCGCGCATCATCGACCTCATCGAACGCGGCGTCATCAATACGCAGCCCTGGATCACCCATCGCACCACCTTCGATCGCGTGATCGAGGAGTTCGAAACCTTCACCCGGCCGGAGACCGGCGTGATCAAGGCGGTGATCGAAGTGGCTTGA
- the plsY gene encoding glycerol-3-phosphate 1-O-acyltransferase PlsY: protein MPSPTVVIAGALLLAYLTGSIPFSLILGRLVGGIDLREHGSKNVGATNVTRLLGWRWGAIALLLDALKGLAPTLLIPKQVEGWTTSSHLAVGCGVAAILGHMFSCFLKFKGGKGVATSLGVVSVLAPLGALAALGTFIVLFAWKRIVSLGSIAAAAVFAAVQMFVLSPNPFGGSKLSLALFSLAVPGLVIFRHRANIGRLLRGEEKALRPAGGGPGGSHEPTIRPAGDGNSGAEASTHSRRGEASSRPL from the coding sequence GTGCCATCGCCAACTGTTGTCATCGCCGGAGCCTTGCTCCTGGCGTATCTCACCGGTTCCATCCCGTTCAGCCTCATCCTGGGGCGGCTGGTGGGTGGGATCGATCTTCGAGAGCATGGAAGCAAGAACGTCGGGGCGACCAACGTCACCCGGCTTCTGGGCTGGCGCTGGGGAGCGATCGCTCTCCTGCTTGATGCGCTCAAGGGACTCGCGCCGACGCTGCTGATTCCCAAACAGGTCGAGGGCTGGACGACTTCCAGCCACCTGGCGGTGGGGTGCGGAGTGGCAGCCATCCTCGGGCACATGTTCTCCTGCTTCCTGAAGTTCAAAGGGGGCAAAGGGGTGGCCACTTCGCTGGGCGTCGTGAGCGTGCTGGCTCCGCTGGGCGCGCTGGCGGCCCTGGGAACATTCATCGTGCTGTTCGCATGGAAGCGGATCGTCTCACTCGGCTCGATCGCCGCCGCGGCGGTGTTCGCGGCGGTGCAGATGTTCGTCCTCTCGCCGAATCCGTTCGGCGGAAGCAAGCTGAGCCTGGCGCTCTTCAGCCTGGCGGTACCGGGCCTGGTGATCTTCCGGCACCGGGCGAATATCGGCCGGCTGCTGCGGGGTGAAGAGAAGGCACTGCGTCCGGCAGGAGGAGGCCCGGGCGGCAGCCACGAGCCGACGATCCGGCCGGCGGGCGATGGCAACTCCGGGGCGGAGGCGTCGACCCACTCACGGCGGGGCGAAGCGTCGTCCCGGCCGCTCTAA
- a CDS encoding DUF447 domain-containing protein has translation MILEGIVTSRNDDGSINVAPMGPVVDETLAWLRLRPFQSSTTFHNLRRQRVGVFHVVDDVLLLAKAAIGRLREIPETRPAEKIDGAVLTDACRWYEFEVDSIDESHERSEILVNVVHVGRIRDFFGFNRAKHAVLEAAILATRIHLISPAELRTELERLRSPVRKTAGPREAEAFQLVENYIDEAIGDLV, from the coding sequence ATGATTCTGGAAGGCATCGTCACCAGCCGGAACGACGACGGCTCGATCAACGTCGCGCCGATGGGGCCGGTCGTGGATGAAACACTCGCCTGGCTGAGGCTCAGGCCGTTTCAGAGCTCCACCACTTTTCACAACCTCCGCCGGCAGCGGGTCGGTGTCTTCCACGTCGTCGACGATGTGCTGCTGCTGGCGAAGGCCGCCATCGGGCGGCTGCGGGAGATCCCGGAAACCCGGCCGGCTGAGAAGATCGATGGCGCCGTTCTGACCGACGCCTGCCGCTGGTACGAATTCGAAGTCGACTCGATCGACGAGTCGCACGAACGGTCCGAGATTCTCGTCAACGTCGTTCACGTCGGACGAATTCGCGACTTCTTCGGTTTCAACCGCGCCAAGCACGCAGTGCTCGAGGCCGCGATTCTCGCGACCCGCATTCACCTCATCTCGCCGGCGGAACTCCGCACCGAACTGGAACGCCTTCGAAGTCCGGTCAGAAAGACCGCCGGACCCCGCGAAGCCGAAGCCTTCCAGCTCGTCGAAAACTACATCGACGAAGCCATCGGCGACCTCGTCTGA
- a CDS encoding SDR family NAD(P)-dependent oxidoreductase encodes MNLELEQHTAVVTGGASGIGLATARAFALEGARVALWDRSERTSETAGQLARETNAEVTGIPVDITAETSVQAATAETCHLFGGIDHVVHAAAIGSGRFGFPFTNLEPKDWRDVLEVNVMGTTNLAHAVTPALIVRRGTMVILASVAGQIGSQTDPPYSAAKAANINFAQCMAKDLAPHGVRVNTVCPGMVQTPLNRGVWQAWHDQAPEAERLSYEEWAGRKIKSIVPLGEWQTPEAIADMIVFLSSARARHVTGQTVNVDGGFVMHW; translated from the coding sequence ATGAATCTGGAACTTGAGCAGCACACGGCCGTGGTGACGGGGGGCGCGAGCGGGATCGGGCTGGCGACGGCGCGGGCCTTTGCCTTGGAAGGGGCCCGGGTGGCGCTGTGGGATCGCAGCGAAAGGACTTCGGAGACGGCGGGCCAACTGGCGCGTGAAACGAACGCCGAGGTGACGGGGATTCCGGTCGACATCACCGCGGAGACCTCAGTGCAGGCGGCGACAGCGGAAACCTGCCATCTGTTCGGCGGCATCGATCACGTCGTCCACGCCGCGGCCATCGGCTCGGGGCGGTTCGGGTTTCCGTTCACGAATCTGGAGCCAAAAGACTGGCGGGACGTGCTGGAAGTGAACGTCATGGGGACGACGAACCTGGCCCATGCGGTGACGCCCGCATTGATCGTGCGACGGGGGACGATGGTGATCCTCGCCTCCGTGGCCGGGCAGATCGGTTCGCAGACCGATCCGCCGTACAGCGCTGCGAAGGCGGCGAACATCAACTTCGCCCAGTGCATGGCGAAGGATCTGGCTCCGCACGGAGTGCGGGTGAATACGGTGTGCCCGGGGATGGTGCAGACTCCGCTCAACCGCGGCGTGTGGCAGGCGTGGCATGACCAGGCGCCGGAGGCTGAGCGGCTGAGTTATGAAGAATGGGCCGGGCGGAAGATCAAGTCGATCGTGCCGCTGGGGGAGTGGCAGACGCCGGAAGCGATTGCGGACATGATCGTGTTTCTGTCATCAGCTCGGGCGCGGCATGTGACGGGGCAGACGGTGAATGTGGACGGCGGGTTTGTGATGCACTGGTGA
- a CDS encoding glycosyltransferase family 2 protein, whose product MSHRILTALPVYNEEKYLLDVLPVVKKHSQDVLVVDDGSSDRTPHLLAEMEGITVIRHEKNQGYGAGLRSAFQYTIEQGYDALVTIDCDGQHQPKQIPEIAQALWPADGSVVDIVSGSRYLKSFEGDSLPPEARRKVNVEITAQINRCFGLSLTDTFCGFKAYRTEALAKFDITELGYAMPLQLWIQAVSHGMTIVEFPVPLIYLDENRSFGGSLDDSGTRLAYYREVLKREMAQQQIGCGDSLSR is encoded by the coding sequence ATGTCGCATCGCATCCTGACGGCTCTGCCCGTCTACAACGAAGAGAAGTACCTCCTCGACGTCCTCCCCGTCGTGAAGAAGCACAGTCAGGATGTGCTCGTCGTCGACGACGGTTCCAGCGATCGCACGCCCCATCTCCTCGCCGAGATGGAAGGCATCACCGTCATCCGTCACGAGAAAAATCAGGGTTATGGAGCCGGTCTCCGGTCGGCCTTTCAGTACACGATCGAGCAGGGTTACGACGCCCTCGTCACCATCGACTGCGACGGCCAGCATCAGCCGAAACAGATTCCCGAGATTGCGCAGGCGCTCTGGCCGGCCGATGGCTCGGTCGTCGACATCGTGTCCGGAAGCCGCTATCTGAAATCGTTCGAGGGAGACAGCCTGCCCCCCGAGGCCCGCCGGAAGGTCAACGTCGAGATCACCGCGCAGATCAATCGCTGCTTCGGGCTCTCGCTCACCGATACGTTCTGCGGCTTCAAGGCCTATCGCACCGAGGCCCTCGCGAAGTTCGACATCACCGAGCTCGGCTACGCCATGCCGCTGCAGCTCTGGATCCAGGCCGTCTCCCACGGCATGACCATTGTCGAGTTTCCGGTCCCGCTCATCTATCTTGATGAGAACCGGTCCTTCGGCGGCTCCCTGGACGACTCCGGCACCCGGCTGGCGTACTACAGGGAAGTGCTGAAACGCGAGATGGCCCAGCAGCAGATTGGCTGCGGCGATTCCCTCTCCCGTTAA